One window of the Pseudomonas knackmussii B13 genome contains the following:
- a CDS encoding precorrin-2 C(20)-methyltransferase: MMTGRLLGLGVGPGDPELITLKALRLLQSAPVVAYFVAKAKHHAGHGGNAFGIIEQHLGEAQERLPLVYPVTTEKLEPPLTYEGVISDFYDTAAEQVARHLDAGRDVAVICEGDPFFYGSYMYLHDRLAERYPAEVVPGVCSMLGSAAVLGVPLVYRNQSLSVLSGVLPEDELKQRLATADAAVVMKLGRNFDKVRRVLRELGRDGGAHYVERATMREQRIVPLDDVDPMASPYFSMVVIPGERWRG; this comes from the coding sequence ATGATGACTGGCCGCCTGCTCGGCCTCGGCGTCGGCCCCGGCGACCCCGAGCTGATCACCCTCAAGGCCCTGCGCCTGCTGCAATCCGCCCCCGTGGTCGCCTACTTCGTGGCCAAGGCCAAGCACCACGCGGGCCACGGCGGCAATGCCTTCGGCATCATCGAACAGCACCTGGGCGAGGCGCAGGAGCGTCTGCCGCTGGTGTACCCGGTGACCACCGAAAAGCTGGAGCCGCCGCTGACCTACGAAGGCGTGATCAGCGACTTCTACGACACCGCCGCCGAACAGGTCGCGCGCCATCTGGACGCCGGCCGCGACGTCGCGGTGATCTGCGAGGGCGATCCGTTCTTCTACGGCTCCTACATGTACCTGCACGACCGCCTGGCCGAGCGCTATCCGGCAGAAGTGGTGCCAGGCGTGTGCTCGATGCTGGGCAGCGCTGCGGTGCTCGGCGTGCCGCTGGTGTACCGCAACCAGAGCCTTTCGGTGCTCTCCGGCGTACTGCCGGAAGACGAGCTCAAGCAACGCCTCGCAACGGCAGACGCAGCGGTGGTGATGAAGCTTGGGCGCAACTTCGACAAGGTTCGCCGCGTGCTGCGCGAACTCGGCCGCGACGGCGGCGCCCATTACGTGGAGCGGGCGACCATGCGGGAACAACGCATCGTGCCGCTGGACGACGTCGACCCAATGGCCTCGCCGTACTTCTCCATGGTGGTGATCCCCGGCGAAAGGTGGCGCGGCTGA
- a CDS encoding precorrin-8X methylmutase: MLDYIRDGQAIYRQSFATIRAEADLSAIPADLEKLAVRVIHACGMVDVVQELRFSPGAGTAGREALAKGAPILCDARMVAEGITRARLPADNPVICTLNESDVPALARELGNTRSAVALEHWREHLEGSVVVIGNAPTALFYLLEMLDAGAPKPALILGFPVGFVGAAESKDLLAADSRGVPYVIVRGRRGGSAMAAAAVNALATEVE, encoded by the coding sequence ATGCTTGATTACATCCGCGATGGCCAGGCGATCTACCGCCAATCCTTCGCCACCATCCGTGCCGAGGCCGATCTCTCGGCCATCCCCGCCGACCTGGAAAAACTCGCCGTGCGGGTGATCCACGCCTGCGGCATGGTCGACGTGGTGCAGGAGCTGCGCTTCTCCCCCGGCGCCGGCACAGCCGGCCGCGAAGCCCTGGCGAAAGGCGCGCCGATCCTCTGCGATGCACGCATGGTCGCCGAAGGCATCACCCGCGCGCGCCTGCCGGCGGACAACCCGGTGATCTGCACGCTCAACGAATCCGACGTCCCGGCGCTGGCCCGCGAGCTGGGCAACACCCGCTCGGCGGTCGCCCTGGAGCACTGGCGCGAGCACCTGGAAGGCAGCGTGGTGGTGATCGGCAACGCGCCGACCGCCCTCTTCTACCTGCTGGAAATGCTCGATGCCGGCGCACCGAAACCCGCGCTGATCCTCGGCTTTCCGGTGGGCTTCGTCGGCGCCGCCGAATCCAAGGACCTGCTCGCCGCCGACAGCCGCGGCGTGCCCTACGTGATCGTCCGCGGCCGTCGCGGCGGCAGCGCCATGGCCGCCGCCGCGGTGAACGCCCTGGCCACGGAGGTGGAATGA
- the cobG gene encoding precorrin-3B synthase, whose translation MQRPSPAPSTAIRPSACPGLLRIVASRDGGICRIKLPGGRLDAVAARAIAAAAERHADGVLEATNRANLQIRGVHAGAEAALSAELLDAGLGPRVAAADDVRNLLLSPAAGIDPAMQRDVTPLADTLLALLQDNPRFHTLSAKFAIQLDGGEGLAMLEHPHDLWLSAMDGGHFAFGLAGCPPIHADDQPALAAVATEQVPVLVEALLNLFLDLAGEGQARMRQLLETTPAERLLEQLDVPLQRDASVGNWRRQPVQPFAQLGVCQQRQPGSCSIGAGFVLGRLDSRLLRALADLSECEGDGTLRLTPWQGVLLPNIPNERADAVLAALDDLGLTTSAEQPLSRLIACSGSTGCARGLADTKGDALRLAERLQEPLPAGVHLCGCPRSCAAAHVAPFTLLAVADGRYDLFRPPQRVAGFGQPLARNLSLDAAADRLRDPGVIPDA comes from the coding sequence GTGCAGCGCCCGTCCCCTGCCCCGTCCACTGCCATCCGCCCCTCGGCCTGCCCGGGGCTGCTGCGCATCGTCGCCTCGCGCGATGGCGGCATCTGCCGCATCAAGCTGCCCGGCGGGCGTCTCGACGCCGTCGCCGCGCGCGCCATAGCCGCTGCCGCCGAACGTCATGCCGATGGCGTGCTGGAAGCGACCAATCGAGCAAACCTGCAGATTCGTGGCGTGCATGCCGGCGCCGAAGCAGCGCTTTCCGCCGAGCTGCTCGACGCCGGGCTCGGCCCGCGCGTGGCCGCCGCCGATGACGTGCGCAACCTGCTGCTCAGCCCCGCCGCCGGCATCGATCCGGCCATGCAGCGGGACGTCACGCCGCTGGCCGACACCCTGCTCGCCCTGCTGCAAGACAATCCGCGCTTCCACACGCTGTCGGCCAAGTTCGCCATTCAACTGGACGGCGGCGAAGGCCTGGCGATGCTCGAACATCCCCACGATCTCTGGCTCTCGGCCATGGATGGCGGGCACTTCGCCTTCGGCCTGGCGGGTTGCCCGCCAATCCATGCAGACGATCAACCGGCCCTCGCCGCCGTTGCCACTGAGCAGGTGCCGGTGCTGGTCGAAGCGCTGCTGAATCTGTTCCTCGACCTGGCCGGCGAAGGCCAGGCGCGCATGCGCCAGCTCCTCGAAACGACACCGGCCGAACGCCTGCTGGAACAGCTCGACGTCCCGCTGCAACGCGATGCCTCTGTGGGTAACTGGCGGCGCCAGCCGGTGCAGCCCTTCGCCCAGCTCGGCGTTTGCCAGCAGCGCCAGCCAGGCTCGTGCAGCATCGGCGCCGGCTTCGTGCTCGGCCGCCTGGACAGCCGACTGCTGCGCGCGCTCGCCGACCTGTCGGAGTGCGAAGGCGACGGCACCTTGCGCCTCACCCCCTGGCAGGGCGTGCTGCTGCCGAACATTCCGAACGAGCGCGCCGATGCCGTGCTCGCCGCACTGGATGACCTGGGCCTGACCACTTCGGCCGAGCAGCCGCTGTCCCGGCTGATCGCCTGCAGCGGCTCGACCGGCTGCGCCCGTGGCCTGGCCGACACCAAGGGCGACGCCCTGCGCCTGGCCGAGCGCCTGCAGGAGCCGCTACCCGCTGGCGTGCACCTGTGCGGCTGCCCGCGCTCCTGCGCCGCCGCCCATGTCGCGCCCTTCACCCTGCTGGCCGTCGCCGACGGCCGCTACGACCTCTTCCGTCCCCCCCAACGCGTGGCCGGCTTCGGCCAGCCGCTGGCGCGCAACCTTTCCCTCGACGCCGCCGCCGACCGGCTGCGCGATCCCGGAGTGATTCCCGATGCTTGA
- a CDS encoding bifunctional cobalt-precorrin-7 (C(5))-methyltransferase/cobalt-precorrin-6B (C(15))-methyltransferase, giving the protein MTAWLTIVGIGEDGYAGLGKAARRALLAAGVVFGGERQLDLLPHCLKARRVAWPSPFDLAPLLARRGTPTCVLASGDPMFFGIGATLARQLPVEEMQVLPAPSSVSLAAARLGWPLQAVELLSLVGRPLAALNSRLHAGRRLLLLSNDGRSPAAVAALLRERGFAPSRLSVLEHLGGERERRIDGLAADWAVDETAALNVIAIDCMAGDDARRLPLTPGLPDDAYRHDGQLTKRDVRAVTLGRLAPEPGELLWDVGAGCGSIGIEWMRAHPSCRAIAIEADAGRQGHIAHNRDALGVPGLQLVAGHAPEALDGLEAPDAIFIGGGVTVPGVLESCWANLKSGGRLLANAVTLQSEATLVSWRERHGGELVRLQVAQAQALGSFDTWRAALPITLLALRKP; this is encoded by the coding sequence ATGACAGCCTGGCTGACCATCGTCGGCATCGGCGAGGACGGCTATGCCGGCCTCGGCAAGGCCGCTCGCCGCGCGCTGCTGGCGGCCGGCGTGGTGTTCGGCGGCGAGCGCCAGCTGGACCTTTTGCCGCACTGCCTGAAGGCCCGCCGCGTGGCCTGGCCGAGTCCCTTCGACCTGGCGCCTCTGCTGGCGCGGCGCGGCACGCCGACCTGCGTGCTGGCCAGCGGCGACCCGATGTTCTTCGGCATAGGCGCGACCCTCGCGCGGCAGTTGCCGGTGGAGGAGATGCAGGTGCTGCCGGCGCCGTCCTCGGTGAGCCTGGCCGCTGCGCGCCTGGGCTGGCCGCTGCAGGCGGTCGAGCTGCTGTCGCTGGTCGGTCGCCCGCTGGCGGCGCTCAATTCGCGCCTGCATGCGGGGCGTCGCCTGTTGCTGCTGAGCAACGACGGCCGCAGCCCGGCAGCGGTTGCGGCGCTGCTGCGTGAGCGCGGTTTCGCGCCGAGCCGGCTGAGTGTGCTGGAGCACCTGGGCGGCGAACGCGAGCGGCGCATCGATGGTTTGGCTGCCGATTGGGCGGTCGACGAGACGGCTGCGCTCAATGTCATCGCCATCGACTGCATGGCCGGCGACGATGCCCGGCGCCTGCCGTTGACGCCCGGCCTGCCGGACGACGCCTATCGCCACGACGGCCAACTGACCAAACGCGACGTGCGCGCCGTGACCCTCGGGCGCCTGGCGCCGGAGCCGGGCGAACTGCTCTGGGACGTCGGCGCCGGTTGCGGCTCCATCGGTATCGAGTGGATGCGCGCGCACCCCAGTTGCCGCGCTATCGCTATCGAGGCCGATGCAGGGCGCCAGGGCCATATCGCGCATAACCGCGACGCTCTCGGCGTTCCCGGCCTGCAACTGGTCGCCGGACACGCGCCCGAAGCGCTGGACGGACTGGAAGCGCCCGACGCCATCTTCATCGGCGGCGGCGTCACCGTGCCGGGCGTGCTGGAAAGCTGCTGGGCCAACCTGAAATCGGGCGGCCGCCTGCTGGCCAACGCCGTGACCCTGCAGAGCGAAGCGACGCTGGTGAGCTGGCGCGAGCGCCATGGCGGCGAGCTGGTCCGTCTGCAAGTGGCCCAGGCACAAGCGCTGGGCAGCTTCGACACCTGGCGCGCGGCGCTGCCGATCACCTTGCTGGCGCTGCGCAAGCCATGA
- a CDS encoding cobalt-precorrin-6A reductase, which yields MSGKRVLLLGGIGEALSIARRLGPQHLYSLAGLGKVPDDLACQVRVGGFGGAEGLAQFIVEHGYDLLLDATHPYAAQISANAARAAQLAGVPCWALRRPGWQAGAGDDWREVRDWAALIEASAPFRRPLFTLGREPLEHLHEIPAEQFWTVRCLQTLPGAERAEVLGARGPFTLEGERELFERLGTDVLISKNSGSQATEPKLQVARERGIPVLILARPELPTVDRQFEGVEEMWEALGPLVNG from the coding sequence ATGAGCGGCAAGCGCGTCCTGCTGCTCGGTGGCATAGGCGAGGCGCTGTCCATTGCCCGTCGCCTCGGCCCGCAACACCTGTACAGCCTCGCCGGACTGGGCAAGGTGCCGGACGACCTGGCCTGCCAGGTGCGAGTCGGCGGCTTCGGCGGTGCCGAGGGGCTGGCGCAGTTCATCGTCGAACACGGCTATGACCTGCTGCTCGATGCCACCCATCCCTACGCCGCGCAGATCAGCGCGAATGCCGCGCGCGCCGCGCAGCTGGCCGGTGTGCCCTGCTGGGCGCTGCGCCGTCCGGGCTGGCAGGCTGGTGCTGGCGACGACTGGCGCGAGGTGCGCGACTGGGCAGCGCTGATCGAGGCGTCGGCGCCATTCCGCCGTCCGCTGTTCACCCTGGGCCGCGAACCGCTGGAGCACCTGCACGAGATTCCCGCCGAGCAGTTCTGGACGGTGCGCTGCCTGCAAACCCTGCCGGGTGCGGAGCGCGCGGAAGTGCTGGGCGCACGTGGGCCCTTCACGCTGGAGGGCGAGCGCGAGCTGTTCGAGCGCCTGGGGACCGATGTGCTGATCAGCAAGAACAGCGGCAGCCAGGCCACCGAGCCGAAGCTGCAGGTGGCGCGTGAGCGGGGGATTCCGGTGCTGATACTGGCGCGTCCCGAACTGCCGACAGTGGACCGGCAGTTCGAGGGCGTCGAAGAGATGTGGGAGGCGTTGGGGCCTCTCGTCAACGGATAA
- a CDS encoding SCO family protein, with amino-acid sequence MAAAEGDGPWGRDYFPNTELVDQDGRHVRFFDDLIAGKVVAINFIFTGCSATCPAETARLRQVQKLLGDRVGKDLYFYSISIDPVADTPEVLKAYAERFHVGPGWRFLTGDFAAITELRQRLGLLDARIDPQNKSQHSLSLIIGNQATGQWMKVSPFENPYILADRLGNELHNWKLASAKPNSYADAPQLRTPSHGEQLFRTRCSACHSLGADANALRQAIGPDLAGVTQRRERAWLSRWLREPDRMLAEQDPIASALYQQFNQVAMPNMGLGETDVEALLTYLDNPLPPTAPAKPALQQASQ; translated from the coding sequence ATGGCGGCCGCCGAGGGCGATGGCCCCTGGGGCCGCGACTACTTCCCCAACACCGAGCTGGTCGACCAGGACGGCCGGCACGTGCGCTTCTTCGACGACCTGATCGCCGGCAAGGTGGTGGCCATCAACTTCATCTTCACCGGCTGCTCGGCCACCTGCCCGGCGGAGACCGCGCGCCTGCGCCAGGTGCAGAAGCTGCTGGGCGACCGCGTCGGCAAGGACCTGTACTTCTACTCCATCAGCATCGACCCCGTGGCCGACACCCCGGAAGTGCTCAAGGCCTACGCCGAGCGCTTCCACGTCGGCCCCGGCTGGCGCTTCCTCACCGGCGACTTCGCCGCCATCACCGAACTGCGCCAGCGCCTGGGCCTGCTCGACGCGCGGATCGACCCGCAGAACAAGAGCCAGCACAGCCTCAGCCTGATCATCGGCAACCAGGCTACGGGGCAATGGATGAAGGTCTCGCCCTTCGAGAATCCGTACATCCTCGCCGACCGCCTGGGCAACGAGCTGCACAACTGGAAGCTGGCCAGCGCCAAGCCCAACAGCTACGCCGACGCGCCCCAGCTGCGCACGCCCTCGCACGGCGAGCAGCTGTTCCGCACCCGCTGCTCCGCCTGCCACTCCCTGGGCGCCGACGCCAACGCCCTGCGCCAGGCCATAGGCCCGGACCTCGCCGGCGTCACCCAGCGCCGCGAACGCGCCTGGCTGAGCCGCTGGCTGCGCGAGCCGGACCGCATGCTGGCCGAGCAGGACCCGATCGCCAGCGCGCTCTACCAGCAGTTCAACCAGGTGGCCATGCCCAACATGGGGCTGGGCGAAACGGACGTCGAAGCGCTGCTCACCTACCTCGACAACCCTTTGCCGCCGACTGCCCCTGCAAAGCCGGCACTGCAGCAGGCCAGCCAGTGA
- a CDS encoding ATP-binding protein, with the protein MQAHFPLAAVVAADDLKLALCLAAIDPAIGGVLIEGPRGMAKSTLARGVADLLDGGRFVTLPLGASEERIVGTLDLDAALGEGRARFSPGILANADGGVLYVDEVNLLPDHLVDLLLDVAASGVNHVERDGLSHSHPARFVLIGTMNPEEGELRPQLLDRFGLKVELDSTPQPAERAEIVRRRLAFDANPQAFLARWQAEQEALRQRCSDARQRLAYIPLDDDALQAIAERCYAAGVDGLRADLVWLRGARAHAAWRGADRIEAVDIDALEPFALAHRRRHSPPAQSQPPSAQAPSANEPQQGNQGDGQWGELPARAVPMGAARELPRWPKKP; encoded by the coding sequence ATGCAAGCGCACTTCCCCCTCGCCGCCGTGGTCGCCGCCGACGACCTGAAACTGGCGCTGTGCCTGGCCGCCATCGACCCGGCCATCGGCGGCGTGCTGATCGAGGGACCGCGCGGCATGGCCAAGTCGACCCTGGCCCGTGGCGTCGCCGACCTGCTCGATGGCGGGCGCTTCGTCACCCTACCGCTGGGTGCCAGCGAGGAACGCATCGTCGGCACCCTCGACCTCGATGCCGCACTGGGCGAAGGCCGCGCGCGCTTCTCGCCGGGTATCCTGGCCAACGCCGATGGCGGCGTGCTCTACGTCGACGAGGTGAACCTGCTGCCCGACCACCTGGTGGACCTGCTGCTGGACGTCGCCGCCAGCGGGGTCAACCACGTCGAGCGCGATGGCCTGTCGCACAGCCACCCGGCGCGCTTCGTGCTGATCGGCACCATGAACCCCGAGGAAGGCGAACTGCGCCCGCAACTGCTCGACCGCTTCGGCCTCAAGGTCGAATTGGACAGCACCCCGCAACCGGCCGAGCGCGCCGAGATCGTCCGCCGCCGCCTGGCCTTCGATGCCAATCCGCAGGCCTTCCTTGCACGCTGGCAAGCCGAGCAGGAGGCCCTGCGCCAGCGCTGCAGCGACGCGCGCCAGCGCCTGGCCTACATCCCGCTGGACGACGACGCATTGCAGGCGATTGCCGAGCGCTGCTATGCCGCCGGCGTCGACGGCCTGCGCGCCGATCTGGTCTGGCTGCGGGGCGCCCGCGCGCATGCCGCCTGGCGCGGCGCCGACCGCATCGAAGCGGTGGATATCGACGCGCTCGAACCCTTCGCCCTGGCCCACCGCCGCCGTCATTCGCCGCCCGCGCAGAGCCAGCCGCCATCCGCGCAAGCACCGAGCGCCAACGAACCGCAGCAAGGCAATCAGGGCGACGGCCAGTGGGGCGAACTGCCCGCCCGCGCCGTGCCGATGGGCGCCGCGCGCGAATTGCCGCGCTGGCCAAAAAAGCCCTGA
- a CDS encoding 3-deoxy-7-phosphoheptulonate synthase: MNSSVSALIRNDLPQSAEVLDLPLPSARRREQPLPSPAELRQRLPLPAALAHQVREGREAIRAVLAGRDPRLLVVVGPCSIHDPESALEYADRLAALAPQVSDQLLLVMRAYVEKPRTTVGWKGLVYDPQLDGSGDMAGGLALSRKLMLGMLERGLPIATELLQPLVAGYFDDLLGWAAIGARTSESQVHREMVSGLDLPVGFKNGTDGSIGIATDAMRSAAHPHQHFGIDPQGRPSLVQTQGNPDTHLVLRGGHSGPNHDADSVRKIREGLEKLGIAPSIMVDCSHANSGKDPLRQPAVLQSVLDQRLAGDTSLRGVMLEGHLFDGCQPLSGELRYGVSITDGCLGWSGTEALLLEAAERLRRG, encoded by the coding sequence ATGAACTCTTCCGTTTCCGCCCTGATCCGCAACGACCTGCCGCAGTCCGCCGAAGTCCTCGACCTGCCGCTGCCCTCCGCTCGCCGCCGCGAACAGCCGCTGCCGAGCCCCGCCGAATTGCGCCAGCGCCTGCCGCTGCCTGCCGCCCTGGCCCACCAGGTCCGCGAAGGCCGCGAGGCCATCCGCGCCGTCCTCGCTGGCCGCGACCCGCGCCTGCTGGTAGTGGTCGGCCCGTGCTCCATCCATGACCCCGAGTCCGCCCTCGAATACGCCGACCGCCTGGCCGCGCTGGCGCCGCAGGTGAGCGACCAGCTGCTGCTGGTGATGCGCGCCTACGTCGAGAAGCCGCGCACCACCGTCGGCTGGAAGGGCCTGGTGTACGACCCGCAGCTGGATGGCAGCGGCGACATGGCTGGCGGCTTGGCGCTGTCGCGCAAACTGATGCTGGGCATGCTCGAACGCGGCCTGCCGATCGCCACCGAACTGCTGCAACCGCTGGTGGCCGGCTACTTCGACGACCTGCTCGGCTGGGCCGCCATCGGTGCGCGCACCAGCGAGTCGCAGGTGCACCGCGAGATGGTCAGCGGGCTGGATCTGCCGGTGGGCTTCAAGAACGGCACCGACGGCAGCATCGGCATCGCCACCGACGCCATGCGCTCGGCGGCGCACCCGCACCAGCACTTCGGCATCGACCCGCAGGGCCGTCCGTCGCTGGTGCAGACCCAGGGCAATCCGGACACCCACCTGGTGCTGCGCGGCGGCCACAGCGGGCCGAACCACGATGCGGACAGCGTGCGGAAGATCCGCGAAGGGCTGGAGAAGCTGGGCATCGCGCCGAGCATCATGGTCGACTGCAGCCACGCCAACAGCGGCAAGGACCCGCTGCGCCAACCGGCGGTCCTGCAAAGCGTGCTCGACCAGCGCCTGGCCGGCGACACATCCCTGCGCGGGGTGATGCTCGAAGGGCACCTGTTCGACGGCTGCCAGCCGCTATCCGGCGAGCTGCGCTACGGCGTCTCGATCACCGACGGCTGCCTGGGCTGGAGCGGTACCGAGGCGCTGCTGCTGGAGGCGGCGGAGCGACTGCGCCGGGGGTGA